The Aureimonas mangrovi genome contains the following window.
TGCCGAGGCCGGCGGCTGCCGCGCCCACAAGCGCGGTGCCGTTGTCCGCCTTGAATCGTCCCTGCGGCTGCAGGCTGACGGCCTTGTCTCCGTCCATCAGATGCCAGATTTCCCCCATCTGCATCACGGCCTGATGGTCGGCGATGTCCGCCAGCGTCTCGGGAGAACCGTGCGCCGCAATGTAGCCGGGGCTCGCGACGAGCCTGCCCGTGATCGGCCCGACGCGCCGCGCGACGAGGTTGGAATCCTGGAGATAACCGACGCGGATCGCGCAATCGAAGCCTTCCGCGATCAGATCGACGAAGCGGTCACCATAGGCCGTGTGTATGTGCAAATGGGGGTGGTGCGTCGCCATTTCGGCCAGGACGGGTGCGAAGTGCGTTGGACCTAGCGACAGCGGCACAGCGACGCGAAGACGGCCGCGAAGCTCGCCCTCCGGCATGATCGTCTCTCTCGCCAGCTCGATCTCGGAACCGATCCGTGCAGCGTGATCGCGGAACGCTGACCCCGCCTCCGTGAGCGCGGCCCCGCGGGTGGTGCGGGCAAGGAGCTGGACGCCGAGCTCGGCCTCGAGCCGGAAAAGCCGCCGGCTGACGATCGACTTGGAGATGCCGAGCCGGCGCGCGGCCGCCGAGACGCCTCCTGCGTCGGCCACTTCGACGAAGGTCTGCAAGTCCTCGATATCCAAGCGCGGTGTTCCCAGTTTCGCGACACAGCTGGTCGGACCGAAGCGCTAGCCGATACGTGCTCGCCTGGCAATGTTGCCGCGGGGCCGTGCCTTGGATGGCGCGTCTCGAAGATCAACGATCCTTTTCCCGATCACAGCAGAGACCCTGACCATGACCTTTCGCAACGGCCTCGACTCCCTTCTTCGCCCCGAGGATTCCGTCCTCGTCCTCATCGACCATCAGCCCTATCAGCTCGCCAACCTGAACAGCCACGATCCGCATATGGTGGTGAACAACTCCGCAGGCCTGGCAAAGCTCGCCAAGGCCTTTAATGTGCCGACGATTCTGACCAGCGTGGTCGCCGCGCAGGGCGGGGTGATCTTCCCGCACATCACCGACGTCTTCCCGGATCAGGAGGTCATCGACCGGACCTTCATCAACACCTGGGAAGACAAGAAGGTCGTCGACGCCGTCAAGGCCACGGGGCGCAAGCAGCTGATCATCGCCGGCCTCTGGACCGAGGTCTGCGTCGCCATGCCTGTGATCCAGGCGCTCGGCGAAGGCTGGGACGTGACGGTGATCACCGACGCGAGCGGCGGCGTCTCAGTAGAGGGTCACGAAGTGGCCATCCAGCGGATGATCGCGGCGGGCGCGAACATGATGACCTTCGTAGCGCTGATGGGTGAATGGCAGCGTGACTGGGCGCGCACGGCGACGGTCGCCGCGCTCTCCGAAATTGCCAAGTATCACACCGCCGGCAGCGGGATCGCCGGCATCTGGGAGCATCAGCTCCTGAACACGCCGGTCGGAGCCGTCGGGCCCTCCGGCCACTGATCCCGATCGCGATGGCGCGAACCGACCGGGCAAGGCCATGGCCGGTCGGTTCGTGTGCCGCGATGACTTTACCAACACCGCCGTCCCCCTGCCCAGGAACAAGATCATGTCGGACAGTCGCTTTCCCGTCGGCCAGGAGATGGACGTCACCTATCCTGCCTTCAAGGTGAGCCTGACGCTCCTGTCGACCGACAGGCTGCGCTTCGAAATCAAGGAAGGGCCGTTCGCGCGCATCGAGACGGTCGACATCGAGGTCTCGTCCCTCGGCAACGGAATCTTCGCGGTGAGCTGGCAGGAGAAGGACGGGGCCACTGTCGTCAACATTCAGGACTTCGACCGCGGCACGGTCCGCTCCTTCGCCACGCTGCGCGGCGGCCAGTTCCTGCGCATGCATGGCACCTTCGTGGTCACCAGGCCCGCCGACGATGTGTCCGACGACCGTCCGCGCCGCAACAAGGGCCTGGTGCTCGACGCGATGACGTCGCTGTTCCGGCACCATGACGCTGCCTCTGTCGAACGGCTCTACGCGCCTGGCTACATCCAGCACAATCCCGATATCGCACAGGGGCGCGACGCGCTGCGGGCGATCGTCGAACGCCTGCCGGCGGATGTTCACTACGAACCGGGCATGATGATTGCGGAGGGCGACCTCGTCGCCATCCACGGGCGCATCCGCGGCTGGTCGGATGCGCCGCAGGTCGTGGT
Protein-coding sequences here:
- a CDS encoding LysR family transcriptional regulator — translated: MDIEDLQTFVEVADAGGVSAAARRLGISKSIVSRRLFRLEAELGVQLLARTTRGAALTEAGSAFRDHAARIGSEIELARETIMPEGELRGRLRVAVPLSLGPTHFAPVLAEMATHHPHLHIHTAYGDRFVDLIAEGFDCAIRVGYLQDSNLVARRVGPITGRLVASPGYIAAHGSPETLADIADHQAVMQMGEIWHLMDGDKAVSLQPQGRFKADNGTALVGAAAAGLGIARLPDCLTHAHILAGTLVPVMPQFPVVAGAAYVVRPPGQHTARKVRILIDMLIESFEKNPDLWGLER
- a CDS encoding hydrolase, coding for MTFRNGLDSLLRPEDSVLVLIDHQPYQLANLNSHDPHMVVNNSAGLAKLAKAFNVPTILTSVVAAQGGVIFPHITDVFPDQEVIDRTFINTWEDKKVVDAVKATGRKQLIIAGLWTEVCVAMPVIQALGEGWDVTVITDASGGVSVEGHEVAIQRMIAAGANMMTFVALMGEWQRDWARTATVAALSEIAKYHTAGSGIAGIWEHQLLNTPVGAVGPSGH
- a CDS encoding nuclear transport factor 2 family protein — translated: MSDSRFPVGQEMDVTYPAFKVSLTLLSTDRLRFEIKEGPFARIETVDIEVSSLGNGIFAVSWQEKDGATVVNIQDFDRGTVRSFATLRGGQFLRMHGTFVVTRPADDVSDDRPRRNKGLVLDAMTSLFRHHDAASVERLYAPGYIQHNPDIAQGRDALRAIVERLPADVHYEPGMMIAEGDLVAIHGRIRGWSDAPQVVVDIFRIENGRLAEHWDVLQNEMPAGAGTVAMFDPQEGMRGARPSEI